The Bacteroidales bacterium DNA window AACTTTACCAGTCATTTATGAGCGATCCCCGATGGGCGAAGTTAAATATTATTTCATTGGGTATTCTCATTTTCACAATCATTTTTCCTCTATATGTTTAACTTAAAAGTGGTCTAAATTAATATGATTAACATACTAGAATCAGGCTCGTCACGTTTTTGTGAGTATCTTTGTAACATATAAAGCAAGGAATGTACAGGCGGGTTTTACTATAAAAAAGCAAGATTTAACCTGCATTACAGCTGCAATGTTTAACTAATATAAAAGAAGATGAATACAAAAGTTTTATTAGCACTTGGATTAGCAATGGTGTTGTTGGGTAGCTCATGTGTGAGCTCAAAGAAGTATAAAGCCCAAACAAGCAAACTTGAATCTCTCACCCAATCATTTTCCAAAGCTCAGGCTGACCTGAATGCTTGTGAAAATGCAAGAGCAAAGCATAAAGATGATGTAGACGCTCTCAACAAACAGATTACCGACCTTAATGACCAGGTTGCTTATTTCAAAAAGAACAATAATCAGGTTCTTAATCAACTGGAGAACCTTTCAGTTATTTCAGGTGCCCAGGCAGAAAGCATTAAACAATCGATGGATAACATCGGGAAAAAAGATGCTTACATTTATGGTTTGCAGAATTCCTTAGCTCAGAAAGATTCATTGAATATGGCTTTAGTCCTGAATCTAAAGGGAGCTATTGGCAACCTTAACGACCAGGATATCAATATCAAGGTTGATAAAGGGGTAGTTTATATCGATATTTCTGACAAGATGCTCTTCAAGAGTGGCAGCTATGTGATTACAGAGCAGGCCAGCACTGTACTGGGAAAAGTAGCCAAAGTTCTGGCCAATCAGCCCAACATCGAATTCATGGTTGAAGGTCATACCGACAATGTTCCTTTCAAAAAAGGTGACCTTGAAGATAACTGGGACCTGAGTGTTAAACGAGCTACATCTGTTGTACGATTATTACAGTCGAAGTACGGCCTGGATCCGTCAAAGATGACCGCTGCCGGCAGAAGTGAGTATAAACCTCTCAGTGCCAATGATAATGCTGAAGGTAAATCTGCAAATCGCCGCACCCGTATTGTTATCCTTCCACAATTGGATCAATTCTTCAAACTGCTTGAGAAGTAGGTTTGGACTAAAAGGTTGACAACGTTAATATTTTCTGCCCCTGGGGAATTTCCCGGGGGTATTTTTTTTGATTGAAAACTCTTACTTTTACTTTACAATCAGATAACCTCATGAAGAAAAAACGATTGGCAGGTAAACGTATTCAGTCGGTTAAGGAAAAAGATGCTCTTTTAGCATTTCCAGACCCAACAGATTTGCCGGAGATTTCCATAGTGCGAACAACTGAAACCACTCCAGGGCTTGATTCTGAAATTCAACTTGAAACTGAGAATCCAAGGCTACTCCTTCTTCTTAACAATATCAATGACCTTGTTTGTGAAATCGATGAAAATGGGATTTATCGATACGCCAATAACCAATATAAAGATATCTTAGGCTATGCTCCTAAAGAACTGATAGGAAAAAATGCTTTAGAGTTTATCCACCCCGATAATCTTAAACGAAGCTATGAGCAATATGAGAAATTGCAGGAAAACAAATCAAAAATCACTGATACTTACAGGTTCCGGCATA harbors:
- a CDS encoding OmpA family protein, whose amino-acid sequence is MNTKVLLALGLAMVLLGSSCVSSKKYKAQTSKLESLTQSFSKAQADLNACENARAKHKDDVDALNKQITDLNDQVAYFKKNNNQVLNQLENLSVISGAQAESIKQSMDNIGKKDAYIYGLQNSLAQKDSLNMALVLNLKGAIGNLNDQDINIKVDKGVVYIDISDKMLFKSGSYVITEQASTVLGKVAKVLANQPNIEFMVEGHTDNVPFKKGDLEDNWDLSVKRATSVVRLLQSKYGLDPSKMTAAGRSEYKPLSANDNAEGKSANRRTRIVILPQLDQFFKLLEK